The window AGCAGCTGCACCAGCGACGGCAACTGGAGAGATCCAGGAAAGGGACAAACTAAAATTCAGACTACCTAATTGCAAGTTGGGACCCCCATCCTGCTTCCACTGTTCTTGTGCAGATGTCATCGCTCGCTTGACATACTCGAATGTTCCAAGCTCAATCGCCTGGGTGGGAACGATGCGGAGCATATTGATTGCATTGCCAGCCCAAAGTCCTTGCCATCCCTGCTGCTCCATGACCTCAAGGAAACTACCAGCAATATGTTTTGATCCAACGCCAACTATCATTCTTGTTCTGTAAATTACAAGTGACAACTGAGCtcatatattttgaagattttcatAAGAGAAATCTTAAGGCGGCCAGAGACAATACTTTCAACACCATAGCTGCCAAGGTTGGGTAGGAATACAACCATCACTTGGTTGCTTACCAAAAGAGAGTTTCAGAGTACAGAGGACCGAAAGTCAGTGGATTAAAAGGGTGGAGTTGGATTATAAAGTTGGTTTTTGCAAATTGAAGTCACAAGAGTACtgaaattaataattatcaCAGATTCTCCTGGACAGACATGTCCTCCATAAAGTTAAACCATGAGATGAGAATAATAGATTGTAAGCGCAGTAAATTAGTAATCCCGAAAACACCTCAACTGAAAACTTTACATGTATTGGGGGCCTATGGAACAAGATTTACAAGATAAGAATTGAAGAAAGCTATCATACAGAATACTTTCTTTGTCTACAAAATAGTTAGGCGTGACTGGAtagcatttgaaatttcatattgtgagaaaaatgcaaataacatgCTCGATGACAATAGAACCATTTGAACCTGATTGTCTCTAGAGGAGCAAGGACAGCCTTGGTCATGGCTCCAGCCAAAGCCCCACTAAGAAACTCACCAACTTCTCTAGTCCTGAAGAAATCCTGCATTTACACAGAATGGATGATGAACTTAAAAATTCGATTCTGGAGAATTGGCAATATGACCTTTGCAATTGGTAAGACGCAAATAATACAAGACTACAGGAAAGTAGCATCTACAGATGCTCATGTAAATAGAGGGAATGTGACCAAGAAATTCCGACGGAGAAATCCAAGAGTTCAAGCAGCATAATAAGATAACTTTAACCCTCACATAAGGATTCTTTTTACAACACAAAACAAAGATGGCACATATAGTCTAGATTTTAAATGACAGACTTTTAGCTTGATTTGTAATTTGCTTTTCCAGATCCAGAATACTAATGtaagaacattttttttcagTAATCTCCAACGAACCCAACAGCTATACTTCCACTGTTACTTAGCTGACTCTGGTTTATTGCAGAAAAATTTCACAACGGAATCGACTTCATAGGCTATCACCAACAACTAAAATCAGCTGGGTAGTGAAGAGCTCAAAATGGGACAACAACATATTACCACAACTCAAACCATGGGGAAGTCTATAACAACCAATCTCATTTTAGTCAAACAAAGATCATCAAAGATTCTGCTCTGGGAAAACAGTTACACGCTGTATCCAAAGTTGAATATTTGTGCTCAGCCAATTGCCAATTTGTTCAGTAGCCAACCTTTATAGAGCAGATTTCAGAGGAGAACAAAACAGATTATACCACGAATCAGCCAAACACATAAAAAAGCGGAGTGCCATGGAATCCAGACTATAAAAGTGGCTCCTGCTTTCCTAAAAAGTTCATCTACAAGCTCAGTAAATCATGGGTTAACTCCTTATTCACTTAAAAGGCAGTTCTTGGAAAGAGAATATCCCGTGTTCCTCCATAATCGAACACTTCTTGAAGACTAAAAGTCCAGAGCGCAAAAGGGAAAATAACtacccaggaaaaaaaaaaaaaaaaaaaagcattctaCTTACTTTGAGAACGAGCTTAACGTCGGGAACTTGAAACCGGAGCTCAAAAGGAGGAGGGTCCTTGTCAAGGTCGATCATCTCCTTGGGAAGCATCAACACTCCATAGACGTCGCCAAAGCCCGCATTGACCCCGCCATAAGTCTTCTTCTGCGACTGTGATTCCATGCCCAGATtaaattcttttcctttatcGAAGCTCTTATCAGTATCAAGCCAACTTTACATCTAAAGCTTTTGCAGGAAGAGAGAATATGCGAGTTGTTCTCTTTTTAACGATATTGTTTCTgggttctcttccttttttaaagATGCAGATGACAAGTGTGGAGATATTCACAGACCCATATGAAGCAAAGCACAAAAAGCGTGAGGAAATTGAGGACAAAGAGGACAAAAGATCGGGAGGAATGAGATTGACGTGCCTGGGAAGGAGACTTGGGGTTCATTGGACGGGGTTGAGGAGCACAGATATTTCTCTTCCTCTCGTTTTATCGCTTCCCTGTCGTGCGATGATGGGCACAGTTTGATAATTCAGCGACAAAAGATTACTACTTCTCTGAGGAATCGGTCGGTGCCTCCTGGTTCATCATTTTGGGTGAGAGGGAGCTCATAGTTGATGGGttcttcccccttcttcttttcaccTTTTCCGCCTTTTCGGGGAAAATCGAGCGTGAACAGAGTGATTTCAGGGGGGGCATTCATCTGCCTCCTGTCTGGGAGACTTTTAGGGTTTTACTTGGGACGTTGTCAATTTTGGGAGGTCTTCAGATTCGTTGGCAAAAGAGCGCAAGTGGGTTCCATGTCACTGTGCTTACCCATTACATTTACTAGGACTTTAAGAGGCCCCGTGGATGTGTCTGGTAAAGTttctgatatatatatatatattttcccaGAACAGAAAATGTACATAGATTTATTTggtaatattaattaattttgtcgTTTTCCGAAATCGCTGAATGgttaggaaatagatttaatatgaaaacacaaatagaaaaaattaattctttatttccgagaataaatgagaaataaggTAATTTTAGAATAACGAGCTCAATGAAACACAATACTTGTCTTTATACAATCGACATAAAGTTCGATATCTTTGACTCGATCCGAGtcccaattttttggaataaaaaataaaataaaaacaaaaaaaatctaaaatcccaaattagtataccaaTCAACTgtcatatataatttaatttaattaaaattgaacaaaaactaatagagggtaaatttgtcacaaatatactagtttgggataaatttgttaaaggtataccggtttggggtttttggtggtaaaaaaaatagtttggggtaaatttgtcacaaatatactagtttaggattttttagggtattaaccttAGGAATAATTTTGTCTAAAATTTACAATTGTGTACAAATGCATGGAGTCCCCAGATTGAATTGGAATTCTTCCGTTTGCTTCTTCCTTTGCCTACTACTTAAGCGAATTGCTCTTGCCCACTCCTTGCTAAATCTTTGCTTGCCactctccccccctctctctcttcaatgaAGGTGTTCTCTCCCTCTTATCCAttgtaatttgtttttaattcattttaaaaccTATTGAATGAGCGTTATGAGATCTTTTGCAACCATTTTGCATTATGCTTGAAGTGTTTGCATATATGTGTGAGTTGCGTTAGAGAAATTCCACATTAGATAATTAGTGTGATGTTGAGCAGTAATATATCCTATTTAGACCAAAATAACCTCCCTAGTGAAGGTATCAGACTTCTGTTGCATACTCCCAACAAATGCTGTTAGAGTTGATAGTTGATTGATGGCCCACCCTAATGTATATCAATGTTTGATGAATATCTCAAGGAGGGATTTGGTTACCAACATGATTTTTGGGCAGGTGGGCATTGTGGTGTAACAACGTGAGTTTAATCTAATGACAGACTTGATGGTtcagtttggaaaaaaaatatcaaggaTGAAATTGCGTGTTGGAGATTCAAGTAAATATAAGTTAATGCAAAATGATACTTGAATTAAGGGGGAGCAAACCAAACATTGGAGTTCACACATGAATGAGAGATACTCACGAATTCCACATCGGAGAATTGATGTGGCGTTGAGTAGTTGATATATCCTAGTTGGCTCATAACtcattagtttaaatttttgaatgaaGGTGGGTCTAGTTGGATATATTGATGGGTTCGGATTTAGGCTAACTTTTGGTGATCTTCCTAGTAAAGGTATCTGACTTTTTTTGTGCACTCCCCATATAAAAGTTGTGCTGAAAACTTTGGGAGCCACCACGACAATGCCATTGTGACTatggatgtgtgtgtgtgtgtgtgtgtgtgtgtgtgtgtgtgtgtgagagagagagagagagagagagagagagagagagagagagagagggctcgCCCTTTGCTTTAGCAGCaagcaaaggaagaaacaaaTGGAACAACCCTAATTCCaattcaatttggggatttcatgcattttttacCCAATTGcaagttttggacaaaattatccctattttaGTCACCGGAAAAAAAGTCAACCGTTTAAGACTTGGCTGGCTGGTGAGTTTAAGCCCTTAATTGAGACTAACTTGACcattttaaacttttatttgagacaagGTCTACTTCATGATGGGCAAAATAAGTATCATGGACGTAAACACAAAGcgatttttttacgtggaaaacctcctcggtgtgaggagataaaaaaatcaCAGCACTGAGGTCCACCCAAAAATCTttactatcaacaaaatttgaactaAGGTCTTCTCTAGTAAATATTAGAGGTACATAGCACTAAAGATCTCAAGAACATTATTCTTGACAATATGCATATATTCcacaagagatcaatgataaatttgactaaaaacgtaagttttgatcaatccacaaaaaaccTAATGTAGGGAGCTTTAAACGAAAATTAAACCGTCCAAATCTAAGAAGAGTGCACCATGAACAAGctaacaaaatttcagctcaatctcATCGGAATCGACCTCTGGTGTCAGCTTGATATAAATTAGACTGATTCCCAAATcctatattttcttctttctctttttttcttattaccGCGTCTCTGAAAATTTCTTTGCATCTACCACTTAAAAcatagtgagaaaccctatttaTGTATGTGACTTATCATATGAGCTCATACCTTTTTGGACTTACTAttcattgggcttcctccacatgAGAGTGGACCAAattaacaaatctccccctcatgACGATGTGGAGGGATTCATCATCCCTATTATTAGTCGGTAATGTTCAAGCTTCTCCTTTGGtagagtcttcgtcatcatatcgGAACTATTATGGTctatatgaattttctcaagttttaatagcttttcatctagaacatctcttatccaatgatatctaacatcaatatgtttcgatctagaatgaaaaaataaatcctAACCAAGATGAATCTTGTTTtgattgtcacaaaataacGCATACCttttttgcttgaacttgaGTTATTCCAAGAATTTCTTTAGccatagcatctctttactaaCTTTAGTCGCTACAATAAATTCAACTTCTATTGTAGAAAGTGCAATACACTTCTACAACCTTGATTTCCATGACATAGCCCCattggtaaaataaaaaaataaaaaaataaaaaaatcaaataatcaaaagtAGATATACAAGTATCAATATCTCCCGCCAACTAGGAATCCATGTATCAAACTAACTTAAGTTTTATGGTCCCGAAACTGTGTTTCAAACTAAAAGTTCCCTAAAaatacctcataatccactttACTGCATTCCGGTATTCTCTATATGGATTTGACATATAACTAACAATGCCAACTGCATGTGCTAAGTCTAGACGTGCACATACTAttgcatacatcaagcttcctaTAGTTGAAGCATACGAAACATTTTCCATGTCTTTCTTCTATTTATAAGTCACAGGACCCTACTTtgcatttaacttaaagtgggcagTAAGAAAAGTGCTAACAATTTTAGCCTTGTCCATATTAAATTTCTAAAGAATCTTCTTAATGTACTTCTCTTGCGACAAGaacaacttcttagcatctTTGTCTcaggtaattctaatgcc of the Eucalyptus grandis isolate ANBG69807.140 chromosome 10, ASM1654582v1, whole genome shotgun sequence genome contains:
- the LOC104423275 gene encoding probable mitochondrial adenine nucleotide transporter BTL1 produces the protein MNPKSPSQSQKKTYGGVNAGFGDVYGVLMLPKEMIDLDKDPPPFELRFQVPDVKLVLKDFFRTREVGEFLSGALAGAMTKAVLAPLETIRTRMIVGVGSKHIAGSFLEVMEQQGWQGLWAGNAINMLRIVPTQAIELGTFEYVKRAMTSAQEQWKQDGGPNLQLGSLNFSLSLSWISPVAVAGAAAGIASTLACHPLEVLKDRLTISPDIYPSLRVALSKIYQDGGIGAFYAGIAPTLIGMLPYSTSYYFIYETVKKSYCLKGNKKSLSRPEMLLIGAFAGFTASTISFPLEVARKRLMVGALQGKCPPHMAAALAEVIREEGLLGLYRGWGASCLKVMPSSGITWMFYEAWKDILVVGRGPM